TCCAGATCCTTCGTGCGCCGCGCCTCGCCGCCGTGAAATCGCGCGGTGTCCGCGATCAGCGAACGACGCGGGGTCATGTCGCCGAAGAGCGCCTCGGCCTGCCGCACCAGCGTGTCGTGATCGACCGCACCCGCCGCCGAAAGGATCAGCTGGTCGGGCCCGTAGTGTTCATCGACGAAGGCGGTCAGGTCGTCGCGGCCAAAGCGCTGCACCCGGTCGCATTCGCCAAGGATGGTGCGCCCCAGCGCCTGATCCGGATAGGCCTTTTCCTGCAACCAGTCGAAGATGATGTCGTCCGGCGTGTCATGGGCCTGCCCGATCTCCTGCAGGATGACGTGGCGCTCTGTCTCTATCTCGCGGTCCTCGAAGAGGGGATTGCGCAGGATGTCGGCCAGCACGTCTACCGCCAGCGCGGTATCGGCCTCGAGCACGCGGGCGTAATAAGCCGTCACCTCGCGCGAGGTATAGGCGTTGATATAGCCGCCAACGTCTTCGATTTCTTCGGCGATCTGAAGCGCGCTGCGCCGTCCGGTGCCCTTGAAAGCCATGTGCTCAAGGAAATGCGCGATGCCGTTCTGTTCGGGCCGCTCGTGCCGCCCGCCCGCGGTGACCCAGAGGCCGACAGAGGCGGATTGCAGGCCGGGCATCTGTTCCGTGACGATGCGGAGGCCGTTGGAAAGGGTCGCGAACTGGACGGTCACCGGGCGATACGCTCCTTGATCAGGGACTCAATGGCGGACAGGTCGTTGGCGACCCGCGTCACGCGTTCCGAACGCTCATACAGGTCGGCCATGCGATTGGGAAGAGGGGGGCGGATGCCGCTGGCTGCTTCCACGGCGTCAGGGAACTTGGCCGGATGCGCCGTGGCCAGCGTGATCATCGGCGTCTCGGGGGCCTTTGCGGCGGCCTCGGTGCCGACGTGGACGCCCACGGCGGAGTGCGGGCAGAGCAGCTCTCCGGCCGAGGTCAGCGTGGCGGCAATGGTCTCGCTGGTGGTCGCCTCATCCGCACGACCGCTGTCGTAATGCTCGGCCAGCGCGCCCATGGCATTGGGCGAGATGGCAAAGCTGCCCTCTGTCTGAAGTTCGGTCATCAGCTTGGCGATGGCGGCGCCGTCCTTGTCATGCGCCCAGAACAGCGCACGCTCGAAGTTGGAAGAAACCTCGATGTCCATGGACGGAGAGATCGAGGGCTTCACGCCGTTCTTGCGATACTCGGCGGTTTCCATGCAGCGGTGCAGGATGTCGTTCTGGTTGGTTGCGATCACCAGACGGTGAATCGGCAGGCCCATCTGCTTGGCGATGAAGCCCGCGAAGATGTCGCCGAAGTTGCCGGTGGGCACGGTGAAGCTGACCTTGCGCTCGGGCGCGCCCAGCGACACGGCGGCAGAGAAGTAGTAGACGACCTGCGCCAGAACCCGCGCCCAGTTGATGCTGTTGACGCCTGCCAGCCGCACTTCGTCACGGAAGTCGAAGTGGTTGAACATGTCCTTCAGCCGCGCCTGACAGTCGTCGAAATCACCGTCGAGGGCGAGGGCGTGGACATTCGCCTCGTCGGGCGTCGTCATCTGACGGCGCTGCACTTCGGACACGCGGCCATGCGGAAACAGGATCACCACGTCGACGTTGTCCAGCCCTTTGAAGGCCTCGATGGCCGCCGATCCGGTGTCGCCCGAGGTCGCGCCGACGATGGTCACGCGCTCGCCCCGGCGCTTCAGCGCCTCCTGAAAGAACTGGCCGATCAGCTGCATGGCGAAGTCTTTGAACGCCAGTGTCGGCCCGTGGAACAGCTCCAGCAGGAAGTGGCCGGGCGCCAGCTGCTTCAGCGGCGCGCGGGCCTCGTGCCCGAACCCGGCATAGGCCTTGGCGATCAGGTCCCGCAGGGTGGCGTCGTCGAAGGTCTCGCCGACAAAGGGCCGCATGACGCGAAAGGCGGTTTCCTCGTAGCTGAGGCCGTGCAGCGCCTTGATCTCGGCGGGGGACATCTGCGGGATCGTCTCGGGCACGTAGAGGCCGCCGTCGCGGGCGAGGCCCGAAAGCATGGCTTCTTCGAAGGTCAGAGCCGGGGCCTGTCCGCGGGTGGAGATATAGCGCATGGGGTCAGTCCTTGCCTTGCAGGCGGCGCCAGATCCAGGCGCCGGTCATGAGAAGCCAGACCGCGGCGAGGGAAAACCAGGTCACGGCATATTGCAGGTGGTCGTTCGGGATGCCCTCGGTCGAGACGGGCAGGGGGCTGATGCCCGCATCCGGCGGCGTGATGTCGCGGGCGACAACCAGCAGCGGTTCGGTCTTCAGCGCCTCGGCCATGGCGCCGATGTCGCGGGCGAACCAGGTGTTGTCAGCCTCGTCGTTCTCGGGGGTCGAATCGTTGCGGTCGTCGGGCC
This region of Ponticoccus alexandrii genomic DNA includes:
- a CDS encoding M16 family metallopeptidase; translation: MTVQFATLSNGLRIVTEQMPGLQSASVGLWVTAGGRHERPEQNGIAHFLEHMAFKGTGRRSALQIAEEIEDVGGYINAYTSREVTAYYARVLEADTALAVDVLADILRNPLFEDREIETERHVILQEIGQAHDTPDDIIFDWLQEKAYPDQALGRTILGECDRVQRFGRDDLTAFVDEHYGPDQLILSAAGAVDHDTLVRQAEALFGDMTPRRSLIADTARFHGGEARRTKDLEQAHMALAFEAPGYRDPAFYAAQIYSIALGGGMSSRLFQEIREKRGLCYTIFAQNGAYADTGLTTIYAGTSGEEMPELAHLTVDEMKRAAEDMSDAEIERARAQMKAGLLMGLESSSSRAERMARMVQIWGEVPPIERTVERIDAVTREDVLAFAQDQAQTAGAALALYGPVDGAPTLEQLQERRAA
- the thrC gene encoding threonine synthase; translated protein: MRYISTRGQAPALTFEEAMLSGLARDGGLYVPETIPQMSPAEIKALHGLSYEETAFRVMRPFVGETFDDATLRDLIAKAYAGFGHEARAPLKQLAPGHFLLELFHGPTLAFKDFAMQLIGQFFQEALKRRGERVTIVGATSGDTGSAAIEAFKGLDNVDVVILFPHGRVSEVQRRQMTTPDEANVHALALDGDFDDCQARLKDMFNHFDFRDEVRLAGVNSINWARVLAQVVYYFSAAVSLGAPERKVSFTVPTGNFGDIFAGFIAKQMGLPIHRLVIATNQNDILHRCMETAEYRKNGVKPSISPSMDIEVSSNFERALFWAHDKDGAAIAKLMTELQTEGSFAISPNAMGALAEHYDSGRADEATTSETIAATLTSAGELLCPHSAVGVHVGTEAAAKAPETPMITLATAHPAKFPDAVEAASGIRPPLPNRMADLYERSERVTRVANDLSAIESLIKERIAR